A single window of Methylobacterium nodulans ORS 2060 DNA harbors:
- the xoxF5 gene encoding lanthanide-dependent methanol dehydrogenase XoxF5 produces the protein MRAVHLLALSAGVLGVTPALANDDLIKQIANPAQQVLQTVDYANTRYSKLDQINTGNVNKLQVAWTFSTGVLRGHEGSPLVVGDTMYVHTPFPNIVYALDLNQDGKIAWKYEPKQDPNVIPVMCCDTVNRGLAYADGKIILHQADTTVVALDAKTGKVVWSVVNGDPKKGETNTATVLPVKDKVIVGISGGEYGVRCHVTAYSLKDGKKIWRGYSMGPDDEMLIDPEKTTSLGKPVGKDSSLKTWEGDQWKQGGGCTWGWFSYDPKLNLMYYGSGNPSTWNPKQRPGDNKWSMTIWARDVDTGQAKWVYQMTPHDEWDYDGINEMILTDQKFGDKERPLLTHFDRNGFGYTLDRATGELLVAEKYDPVVNWATKVDMDKSSKNYGRPLVVAKYSTEQNGEDVNTKGVCPAALGTKDQQPAAYSPKTQLFYVPTNHVCMDYEPFRVSYTPGQPYVGATLSMYPAPNSHGGMGNFIAWDNVNGKIKWSVPEQFSVWSGALATAGDVVFYGTLEGYLKAVDAKSGKELYRFKTPSGIIGNVMTYEHKGKQNVAVLSGVGGWAGIGLAAGLTDPNAGLGAVGGYAALSNYTNLGGQLTVFNLPQ, from the coding sequence ATGAGAGCGGTCCATCTCCTAGCGTTGAGTGCCGGTGTCCTGGGCGTGACGCCCGCCCTGGCAAACGACGATCTGATCAAGCAGATCGCCAACCCGGCACAGCAGGTTCTGCAAACCGTCGACTACGCCAACACCCGCTATTCGAAACTCGACCAGATCAACACCGGCAACGTCAACAAGCTGCAGGTGGCCTGGACGTTCTCGACCGGCGTTCTGCGTGGCCACGAGGGATCGCCTCTGGTCGTCGGCGACACGATGTACGTGCACACGCCGTTCCCGAACATCGTGTACGCGCTCGACCTCAACCAGGACGGCAAGATCGCCTGGAAGTACGAGCCCAAGCAGGATCCGAACGTGATCCCGGTAATGTGCTGCGACACGGTCAACCGTGGCCTGGCCTATGCCGACGGCAAGATCATCCTGCACCAAGCCGACACCACGGTCGTCGCCCTCGACGCCAAGACCGGCAAGGTCGTGTGGTCGGTCGTCAACGGCGACCCGAAGAAGGGCGAGACCAACACCGCGACCGTGCTGCCGGTCAAGGACAAGGTCATCGTCGGCATCTCGGGCGGCGAGTACGGCGTGCGCTGCCACGTCACCGCCTACAGCCTGAAGGACGGCAAGAAGATCTGGCGCGGCTACTCGATGGGTCCGGACGATGAGATGCTCATCGACCCGGAGAAGACCACCTCGCTCGGCAAGCCGGTCGGCAAGGACTCCTCGCTGAAGACCTGGGAAGGCGATCAGTGGAAGCAGGGCGGCGGCTGCACCTGGGGCTGGTTCTCCTACGACCCCAAGCTGAACCTGATGTACTACGGCTCCGGCAACCCCTCGACCTGGAACCCGAAGCAGCGCCCGGGCGACAACAAGTGGTCGATGACCATCTGGGCCCGTGACGTGGACACCGGGCAGGCCAAGTGGGTCTACCAGATGACCCCCCATGACGAGTGGGACTACGACGGCATCAACGAGATGATCCTCACGGATCAGAAGTTCGGTGACAAGGAGCGTCCGCTCCTGACCCATTTCGACCGCAACGGCTTCGGCTACACCCTCGACCGTGCGACCGGCGAGCTCCTCGTCGCCGAGAAGTACGATCCGGTGGTGAACTGGGCCACCAAGGTCGACATGGACAAGTCGTCCAAGAACTACGGGCGTCCGCTCGTCGTGGCCAAGTACTCGACCGAGCAGAACGGCGAGGACGTGAACACGAAGGGCGTCTGCCCGGCCGCTCTGGGCACCAAGGACCAGCAGCCCGCGGCCTACTCGCCGAAGACCCAGCTGTTCTACGTGCCGACCAACCACGTCTGCATGGATTACGAGCCGTTCCGGGTGAGCTACACCCCGGGCCAGCCCTATGTCGGTGCGACCCTGTCGATGTACCCGGCCCCCAACAGCCATGGCGGCATGGGTAACTTCATCGCCTGGGACAACGTGAACGGCAAGATCAAGTGGTCGGTGCCGGAGCAGTTCTCGGTGTGGTCGGGCGCGCTCGCCACCGCCGGCGACGTGGTCTTCTACGGTACGCTCGAGGGCTATCTGAAGGCCGTCGACGCAAAGTCGGGCAAGGAGCTGTACCGCTTCAAGACCCCGTCGGGCATCATCGGCAACGTGATGACCTACGAGCACAAGGGCAAGCAGAACGTCGCCGTCCTGTCGGGCGTCGGCGGCTGGGCGGGCATCGGCCTTGCGGCCGGCCTGACCGACCCGAATGCCGGCCTCGGCGCGGTGGGCGGCTACGCGGCCCTGTCGAACTACACGAACCTCGGCGGTCAGCTCACCGTCTTCAACCTGCCGCAGTAA
- a CDS encoding c-type cytochrome, methanol metabolism-related — translation MRHLSTTALRPVLAGLALATVTTVAVYAEGAKPADPALANSLNPNDKTAEIDQKILDKAQAVKVEDGKYLDADGHPTFHVTDNGKKFDWYSYSGYRRYHAECHVCHGPDGMGSTYAPALKDSLKHLSYEEFIGILVGGKQDVSAAQQQVMPAFGDNKNVMCYADDLYVYLRARAAGAMGRVRPSDKEDKPEAAKKAEKECLGG, via the coding sequence TTGCGTCACCTCAGCACGACCGCTCTGCGGCCTGTCCTGGCCGGCCTCGCCCTAGCAACCGTCACGACGGTTGCCGTATATGCTGAGGGCGCCAAACCCGCCGATCCGGCCCTCGCCAACTCGCTCAATCCGAACGACAAGACCGCCGAGATCGACCAGAAGATCCTCGACAAGGCGCAGGCCGTGAAGGTGGAGGACGGCAAGTACCTCGACGCCGATGGCCATCCGACCTTCCACGTGACCGACAACGGCAAGAAGTTCGACTGGTACTCCTATTCGGGCTACCGCCGCTATCACGCCGAGTGCCATGTCTGCCACGGCCCCGACGGCATGGGATCGACCTACGCGCCGGCTCTCAAGGATTCGCTGAAGCACCTGTCCTACGAGGAGTTCATCGGCATCCTGGTCGGCGGCAAGCAGGATGTGAGCGCCGCGCAGCAGCAGGTCATGCCGGCCTTCGGCGACAACAAGAACGTGATGTGCTACGCGGACGACCTCTACGTCTACCTGCGCGCCCGCGCCGCCGGCGCCATGGGCCGCGTGCGCCCCTCCGACAAGGAAGACAAGCCCGAGGCGGCCAAGAAGGCCGAGAAGGAGTGCCTGGGCGGCTGA
- the xoxJ gene encoding rare earth element methanol dehydrogenase accessory protein XoxJ, translated as MPRPFQLASRRLSAGLAVLLLAAGPGAALAQQLPDLVTTDALRVCGDPGNMPFSDRKGEGFENRIAAIVADELKVKLRTYWLTQGPGFVRNTLGAGLCDVIIGSALGTDLVQNTNPYYRSAYVLVSRQGDLSGVTALDDPRLKGKTIGVVAGTPPVNRMGDVGLVGSMRAYAPYQFDPANQHQTVSAQIVADLAERKLDAAILWGPAAGWLARQSGVPMEVVPLLKEPDRPALTYRIAMGVRINENEWKRTLNTVLRKRRAEIEQVLRDYAVPLLDEEQNRLLDDTKP; from the coding sequence ATGCCCCGGCCCTTCCAGCTTGCTTCCCGCCGGCTCAGCGCCGGCCTCGCGGTCCTGCTGCTGGCGGCAGGACCGGGGGCGGCGCTCGCGCAGCAGCTGCCGGACCTCGTCACGACCGACGCGCTGCGCGTCTGCGGCGACCCGGGCAACATGCCTTTCTCCGACCGCAAGGGGGAGGGGTTCGAGAACAGAATCGCGGCGATCGTCGCCGACGAGCTGAAGGTGAAGCTGCGCACCTATTGGCTGACGCAGGGTCCCGGCTTCGTGCGCAACACGCTGGGCGCCGGCCTATGCGACGTGATCATCGGCTCGGCCCTGGGGACGGATCTCGTCCAGAACACCAACCCCTATTACCGCTCGGCTTACGTGCTGGTGTCGCGCCAGGGCGACCTCTCCGGGGTGACCGCCCTCGACGATCCCCGGCTCAAGGGGAAGACGATCGGCGTCGTGGCCGGCACACCCCCGGTCAACCGGATGGGGGATGTGGGGCTCGTCGGGTCCATGCGGGCCTATGCGCCCTACCAGTTCGACCCGGCGAATCAGCATCAGACCGTGTCGGCGCAGATCGTGGCCGACCTCGCCGAGAGGAAGCTCGATGCGGCGATCCTGTGGGGTCCGGCGGCGGGCTGGCTCGCCCGGCAGAGCGGGGTGCCGATGGAGGTGGTGCCGCTCCTGAAGGAGCCCGACCGCCCGGCCCTGACCTACCGCATCGCCATGGGAGTGCGGATCAACGAGAACGAGTGGAAGCGCACGCTCAACACGGTCCTGCGCAAGCGCCGGGCAGAGATCGAGCAGGTGCTGCGCGACTATGCGGTGCCGCTTCTCGACGAGGAGCAGAACCGGCTCCTGGACGACACCAAGCCGTGA
- a CDS encoding PQQ-dependent catabolism-associated CXXCW motif protein has product MRAALALAALLLASGAAAAPPPEPAGYREDDFRSPTPATLQGARVVTTEEAEALWRAGVPFIDVMPRPPRPAALPPGTIWRDPPHESIPHAHWLANTGFGALAPETEAYFRGALDRLTGGDKARPLVFFCLRHCWMSWNAAKRALSYGYTQVIWFPDGSDGWSDAALPLERLQPVPP; this is encoded by the coding sequence GTGAGGGCCGCCTTGGCCCTGGCGGCCCTGCTGCTCGCCTCGGGTGCCGCGGCCGCGCCGCCGCCCGAGCCCGCGGGCTACCGGGAGGACGATTTCCGCTCGCCCACACCCGCGACGCTGCAGGGCGCGCGGGTTGTCACCACAGAGGAAGCCGAGGCGCTCTGGCGGGCGGGCGTGCCCTTCATCGACGTGATGCCCCGGCCGCCGCGGCCGGCCGCGCTGCCGCCGGGGACGATCTGGCGGGATCCGCCGCACGAGAGCATCCCGCACGCGCATTGGCTCGCCAATACCGGCTTCGGCGCGCTCGCCCCCGAGACGGAGGCCTATTTCCGCGGCGCGCTCGACCGCCTCACGGGCGGCGACAAGGCGAGGCCGCTGGTCTTCTTCTGCCTGCGCCATTGCTGGATGTCGTGGAACGCGGCCAAGCGTGCGCTCTCCTACGGCTACACCCAGGTGATCTGGTTCCCGGACGGCTCCGACGGCTGGAGCGACGCCGCACTCCCGCTCGAACGCCTCCAGCCCGTCCCCCCGTAG
- the folK gene encoding 2-amino-4-hydroxy-6-hydroxymethyldihydropteridine diphosphokinase, with protein sequence MADAYLGLGSNLGDKAAMLTRAIAALDATPGLRVTARSRFYRTPPWGDTDQDWFLNAAVAVETALSPHALLEACLAIEARLGRVRERRWGPRVIDIDVLHYAGAVVEDERLVLPHRFVRERAFVLVPLAEIAPDLVIGGETVVQALAKLDRSGIEPDEAGGAAPCTPARGA encoded by the coding sequence ATGGCTGACGCCTATCTGGGCCTGGGCAGCAACCTCGGCGACAAGGCCGCCATGCTGACCCGCGCCATCGCCGCGCTCGACGCCACGCCGGGCCTGCGCGTGACCGCACGCTCGCGCTTCTACCGCACGCCCCCCTGGGGCGACACCGACCAGGACTGGTTCCTCAACGCCGCCGTCGCGGTCGAGACCGCGCTGTCGCCCCACGCCCTGCTCGAAGCCTGCCTCGCCATCGAGGCCCGCCTCGGCCGCGTGCGCGAGCGGCGCTGGGGGCCGCGCGTCATCGACATCGACGTGCTCCACTATGCGGGCGCCGTGGTGGAGGACGAGCGCCTCGTCCTGCCCCACCGCTTCGTGCGCGAGCGCGCCTTCGTGCTCGTGCCGCTTGCCGAAATCGCGCCCGATCTCGTGATCGGGGGCGAGACGGTCGTGCAGGCCCTGGCGAAGCTCGATCGCAGCGGCATCGAGCCCGACGAGGCAGGGGGCGCCGCCCCCTGCACCCCGGCCAGAGGGGCGTGA
- the folB gene encoding dihydroneopterin aldolase, producing the protein MGDRILIHRLAVFAHHGVLEEESRLGQRFYLSLEASLDLRAAGRTDDIAATVSYADLAALATDIATGRRFRLIEALAETIAAEALARFPALTAITVRVDKPGAPVPAILDGVAVEITRSRHG; encoded by the coding sequence ATGGGCGACCGCATCCTCATCCACCGCCTCGCCGTCTTCGCCCATCACGGCGTGCTGGAGGAGGAGAGCCGGCTCGGCCAGCGCTTCTACCTCTCCCTTGAGGCGAGCCTGGATCTCCGCGCGGCCGGCCGCACCGACGACATCGCCGCCACCGTGAGCTACGCGGACCTCGCGGCCCTGGCCACGGACATCGCCACCGGGCGGCGCTTCCGCCTCATCGAGGCCCTCGCCGAGACCATCGCGGCCGAAGCCCTCGCGCGCTTCCCGGCCCTCACGGCCATCACCGTGCGGGTCGACAAGCCGGGAGCGCCCGTTCCGGCGATCCTCGACGGCGTCGCGGTCGAGATCACGAGGTCGCGCCATGGCTGA
- the folP gene encoding dihydropteroate synthase — protein MTAQPSALTTLLPDLGRRTLVMGILNVTPDSFSDGGRFQEREAAAAQAAALVAEGAAILDIGGESTRPGHVPVSAEEEQARVIPILAALAPTCPVPISIDTYKASTAEAALKAGARIVNDVWGLQREPDIARVAAAHGAPVIVMHNRESVDPSLDILDEMKRFFDRSLAIAAKAGIPERDIVLDPGIGFGKSWEQHLEAIRRLPELRALGFPLLVGISRKSLLGRIHNTTTAPADRLFGSIAAHVIAATLGADIVRAHDVRPHVEACQVVDAIMRGGAA, from the coding sequence GTGACCGCGCAGCCTTCCGCCCTCACCACCCTGCTGCCGGATCTCGGCCGGCGCACCCTGGTCATGGGCATCCTCAACGTCACGCCCGATTCGTTCTCGGATGGCGGGCGCTTCCAGGAGCGCGAGGCCGCCGCCGCCCAGGCCGCCGCCCTCGTGGCGGAGGGCGCCGCCATCCTCGACATCGGCGGAGAATCCACCCGGCCCGGCCACGTGCCCGTCTCCGCCGAGGAGGAGCAGGCCCGGGTGATCCCGATCCTCGCCGCCCTCGCCCCCACCTGCCCGGTCCCGATCTCCATCGACACCTACAAGGCCTCCACCGCCGAGGCCGCCCTCAAGGCCGGCGCCCGCATCGTCAACGACGTCTGGGGCCTCCAGCGCGAGCCCGACATCGCGCGGGTCGCCGCCGCCCACGGCGCGCCCGTGATCGTGATGCACAACCGCGAGAGCGTGGATCCGAGCCTCGACATCCTCGACGAGATGAAGCGGTTCTTCGACCGCTCCCTCGCCATCGCCGCCAAGGCCGGCATCCCCGAGCGCGACATCGTCCTCGACCCGGGCATCGGCTTCGGCAAGAGCTGGGAGCAGCACCTGGAGGCGATCCGCCGCCTGCCCGAGCTGCGGGCGCTCGGCTTTCCCCTCCTCGTCGGCATCTCCCGGAAGTCTCTGCTCGGGCGCATCCACAACACCACCACGGCGCCCGCCGACCGCCTGTTCGGCTCCATCGCCGCCCACGTGATCGCCGCCACCCTCGGGGCCGACATCGTGCGCGCCCACGACGTGCGCCCCCATGTCGAGGCCTGCCAGGTGGTCGATGCCATCATGCGCGGCGGAGCCGCCTGA
- a CDS encoding quinoprotein dehydrogenase-associated SoxYZ-like carrier, which produces MTRSPWRPALAGAAMAALLAGTALAQDEAQPETAWTELRASITGDRPVQDGAGVLTLEAPKRAEDAAIVPIAVRIALPDGDARAVKSLTLVVDENPAPVVGTFSFPKPQHRFDLSTRIRVNSYSYVRAIAETQDGALYMSKAYVKAAGGCSAPAVKDPAEAKANLGKMRFRTFAERGEAQIQVRHPNNSGLQMDQVTRLYTPAWFVESLSVQQGETPLFSMTGGISVSEDPTFRFTYAGNGEPVTVVAKDTEGHVFTHSFPATGGT; this is translated from the coding sequence ATGACCCGATCCCCCTGGAGACCGGCGCTGGCCGGTGCGGCGATGGCGGCCCTGCTCGCCGGAACCGCCCTCGCCCAGGACGAGGCCCAGCCCGAGACGGCCTGGACGGAGCTGCGCGCCAGCATCACCGGCGACCGGCCCGTTCAGGACGGGGCGGGCGTGCTCACCCTGGAGGCGCCCAAGCGCGCCGAGGACGCGGCCATCGTGCCGATCGCAGTCCGCATCGCGCTCCCGGACGGCGATGCGCGCGCGGTCAAGAGCCTGACCCTGGTGGTGGACGAGAATCCCGCGCCGGTCGTCGGCACCTTCAGCTTCCCGAAGCCGCAGCACCGCTTCGACCTCTCCACCCGCATCCGGGTGAATTCCTATTCGTACGTCCGGGCTATTGCCGAGACGCAGGATGGCGCCCTCTACATGAGCAAGGCCTACGTCAAGGCGGCGGGCGGCTGCTCGGCACCGGCCGTGAAGGATCCGGCCGAGGCCAAGGCCAATCTCGGCAAGATGCGCTTCCGCACCTTCGCCGAGCGCGGCGAGGCCCAGATCCAGGTGCGCCACCCGAACAATTCGGGGCTGCAGATGGATCAGGTCACGCGGCTCTACACGCCGGCTTGGTTCGTGGAGTCGCTCAGCGTCCAGCAGGGCGAGACTCCGCTCTTCTCGATGACGGGCGGCATCTCGGTGAGCGAGGATCCGACCTTCCGCTTCACCTATGCGGGCAACGGCGAACCCGTGACGGTGGTGGCCAAGGACACGGAGGGCCACGTCTTCACGCACAGCTTCCCGGCCACGGGCGGGACCTGA
- a CDS encoding cyclase family protein — MRRISAAAALALALVLPARADDTALWTLYESTLKRAKYIDLTHAFAPVQPVWPGFANAKFKAAEAGRTIPGYVGQGDVFTYEAHGFVATAYDLPTDQYGTQLDPPAHWNPRGATISDLPATYALRPLVVIDITPQVARDEGYHLQVADIAAWEARHGRIPEGSVVMVRSDWSKRWAETERFRQKPFPGVSLAALKFLHLERKILFHGHEPLDTDTTPNLEGEAWLMHNNFAQAEGVANLDKVPQAGALIAIGFAKPLGGTGGFARYVAIAPPDWPEGVSVADAPGAPLPTQAAPLKRGPDGVMRPTPP, encoded by the coding sequence ATGAGACGGATTTCGGCAGCGGCGGCCCTCGCCCTGGCTCTCGTGCTCCCGGCGCGGGCCGACGACACCGCCCTGTGGACGCTCTACGAATCCACGCTCAAGCGCGCCAAGTACATCGACCTCACCCACGCCTTCGCGCCGGTGCAGCCGGTCTGGCCGGGCTTCGCCAATGCCAAGTTCAAGGCCGCGGAAGCCGGGCGGACCATTCCGGGCTATGTCGGGCAGGGCGACGTCTTCACCTACGAGGCGCACGGCTTCGTCGCGACGGCCTACGACCTGCCGACCGACCAGTACGGCACGCAGCTCGATCCTCCCGCCCATTGGAATCCCCGCGGGGCCACGATCAGCGACCTGCCGGCGACCTATGCGCTGCGTCCCCTCGTCGTCATCGACATCACGCCGCAGGTCGCCCGCGACGAGGGCTACCATCTGCAGGTCGCCGACATTGCGGCCTGGGAGGCGAGGCATGGGCGCATCCCGGAAGGGTCCGTGGTGATGGTGCGCTCCGACTGGTCGAAGCGCTGGGCCGAGACGGAGCGCTTCCGCCAAAAACCCTTCCCCGGGGTGAGCCTCGCGGCGCTGAAATTCCTCCACCTGGAGCGGAAGATCCTGTTCCACGGCCATGAGCCGCTCGACACCGACACCACGCCGAACCTCGAAGGCGAGGCGTGGCTGATGCACAACAACTTCGCGCAGGCGGAGGGCGTGGCGAATCTCGACAAGGTGCCGCAAGCCGGCGCGCTCATCGCCATCGGCTTCGCCAAGCCGCTCGGCGGCACCGGGGGCTTCGCCCGCTACGTGGCGATCGCGCCGCCGGACTGGCCCGAGGGCGTCAGCGTCGCGGATGCGCCGGGCGCGCCCCTGCCGACGCAAGCGGCGCCGCTCAAGCGCGGGCCGGACGGCGTGATGCGCCCGACTCCCCCCTGA
- the pqqE gene encoding pyrroloquinoline quinone biosynthesis protein PqqE, which translates to MNAVTPTLPAPIGLLAELTHRCPLRCPYCSNPLELDKRSAELDTATWQRVLAEAAALGVLHIHLSGGEPTARQDIVEITRTCADLGLYSNLITSGVGAALGKLEALYDAGLDHVQLSFQSAEAGNAERIGGLKNAQAQKFAFAERVVALGLPLTLNAVIHRGNIDEVPTLIDLAVTLGAKRLEVAHTQYYGWAYVNRAALMPAKADVDRSIRVVEEARERLKGRLVIDLVVPDYYAKYPKACAGGWGRRLMNVTPAGKVLPCHAAETIPGLEFWNVQDHALADIWAHSPAFQAYRGTSWMKEPCRSCDRREKDWGGCRCQALALAGDAAATDPACSLSPLHAKIQALAIAESALEIAPDYQYRTIGGAPAVPQPEGASA; encoded by the coding sequence ATGAACGCCGTCACCCCCACCCTGCCGGCCCCGATCGGGCTCCTCGCGGAGCTCACCCATCGCTGCCCGCTGCGCTGTCCCTACTGCTCGAACCCGCTCGAACTCGACAAGCGGTCGGCCGAGCTCGACACGGCGACGTGGCAGCGGGTGCTGGCGGAGGCGGCGGCGCTCGGCGTGCTCCACATCCACCTGTCGGGCGGCGAACCCACCGCCCGGCAGGACATCGTCGAGATCACCAGGACTTGCGCGGATCTCGGCCTCTACTCGAACCTGATCACCTCCGGGGTGGGAGCCGCCCTCGGCAAGCTCGAGGCGCTCTACGATGCCGGCCTCGATCACGTGCAGCTCTCGTTCCAGTCGGCCGAGGCCGGCAATGCCGAGCGCATCGGCGGCCTCAAGAATGCGCAAGCTCAGAAATTCGCCTTCGCGGAGCGGGTGGTGGCGCTCGGCCTGCCGCTCACGCTGAATGCCGTGATCCATCGCGGCAACATCGACGAGGTGCCGACCCTCATCGATCTCGCGGTGACGCTCGGCGCCAAGCGGCTGGAGGTGGCCCACACCCAGTATTACGGGTGGGCCTACGTCAACCGCGCCGCCCTCATGCCGGCCAAGGCCGATGTCGACCGCTCGATCCGGGTGGTCGAGGAGGCCCGCGAGCGCCTGAAAGGTCGGCTCGTCATCGACCTCGTGGTGCCGGACTACTATGCCAAGTACCCGAAGGCCTGCGCGGGCGGCTGGGGCCGCCGCCTGATGAACGTCACCCCGGCCGGCAAGGTGCTGCCCTGCCACGCCGCCGAGACGATCCCCGGCCTCGAGTTCTGGAACGTCCAGGACCATGCGCTCGCCGACATCTGGGCGCATTCGCCGGCCTTCCAGGCCTATCGTGGCACCAGCTGGATGAAGGAGCCCTGCCGCTCCTGCGACCGGCGGGAGAAGGATTGGGGCGGCTGCCGCTGCCAGGCGCTGGCGCTCGCGGGCGATGCCGCCGCCACCGACCCGGCCTGCTCGCTCTCGCCCCTCCACGCCAAGATCCAGGCGCTCGCCATCGCCGAATCGGCGCTGGAGATCGCGCCCGACTATCAGTATCGCACGATCGGCGGCGCGCCGGCCGTGCCCCAACCCGAGGGAGCTTCCGCGTGA
- the pqqB gene encoding pyrroloquinoline quinone biosynthesis protein PqqB produces the protein MQAIILGSAAGGGVPQWNCRCPICAMAWAGDRRVLPRTQSSLAVSPDGERWLLVNASPDIRQQLLATPALHPRHGLRHTPIEAVLLTNGDVDHVAGLLTLRESQPFRLHATRNILESVSANRVFDVLAADLVARREVGLNETFEPVSGLAVTLFPVPGKVPLWLEEGTPEIGAETETTVGAMIEAGGRRLAYVPGCARVTEDLRHRLAGVDALLFDGTVLADDDMIRAGVGTKTGWRMGHVPMTGQGGSIAALAEVPIGRRIFVHINNTNPVLVENSEARRAVEAAGWDVGHDGMALRL, from the coding sequence ATGCAGGCGATCATCCTCGGCTCCGCAGCGGGAGGCGGCGTGCCGCAGTGGAACTGCCGCTGCCCGATCTGCGCCATGGCCTGGGCGGGTGACCGCCGGGTCCTGCCCCGCACCCAGTCGAGCCTCGCAGTCTCGCCCGACGGCGAACGCTGGCTCCTGGTGAATGCCTCGCCGGACATCCGGCAGCAGCTCCTCGCCACGCCCGCCCTGCATCCGCGCCACGGTCTGCGCCACACGCCCATTGAGGCGGTGCTGCTGACGAACGGCGACGTCGATCACGTGGCGGGCCTGCTGACGCTTCGCGAGAGCCAGCCCTTCCGCCTCCATGCCACGCGCAACATCCTCGAATCGGTGTCCGCCAACCGCGTCTTCGACGTTCTGGCGGCCGATCTCGTGGCGCGCCGGGAGGTGGGGCTGAACGAGACCTTCGAGCCGGTGTCCGGCCTCGCCGTCACGCTCTTCCCGGTCCCCGGCAAGGTGCCGCTGTGGCTGGAGGAGGGCACGCCCGAGATCGGCGCCGAGACCGAGACCACGGTCGGGGCGATGATCGAGGCCGGGGGCCGGCGCCTCGCCTATGTGCCGGGCTGCGCGCGGGTGACCGAGGATCTCCGGCACCGCCTGGCGGGCGTCGATGCCCTCCTGTTCGACGGCACCGTGCTCGCCGACGACGACATGATCCGGGCCGGCGTCGGCACCAAGACCGGCTGGCGCATGGGCCACGTGCCGATGACGGGCCAGGGAGGCTCCATCGCGGCCCTGGCGGAGGTTCCGATCGGCCGGCGCATCTTCGTGCACATCAACAACACCAATCCGGTGCTGGTCGAGAATTCGGAGGCCCGCCGCGCCGTCGAGGCCGCGGGCTGGGATGTGGGCCATGACGGGATGGCGCTCCGTCTCTGA
- the pqqA gene encoding pyrroloquinoline quinone precursor peptide PqqA — protein MKWALPVVAEVCVGMEVTSYESAEIDPFN, from the coding sequence ATGAAGTGGGCCCTGCCTGTGGTCGCCGAAGTCTGCGTCGGCATGGAAGTCACCAGCTACGAGTCGGCCGAGATCGATCCCTTCAACTAA
- the pqqA gene encoding pyrroloquinoline quinone precursor peptide PqqA — protein MKWALPVVAEVCVGMEVTSYESAEIDPFN, from the coding sequence ATGAAGTGGGCTCTGCCTGTGGTCGCCGAAGTCTGCGTCGGCATGGAAGTCACCAGCTACGAGTCGGCCGAGATCGATCCCTTCAACTAA
- a CDS encoding response regulator transcription factor: MTSVLVVEDDSDIRGMLARGLSAEGFSVNLAGSVDEALAAARDRVPEAVLLDIMLPDGSGHDVCRSLREGGYPGAILFLSAKDEVSDRVDGLAVGADDYIVKPFAFDELLARLRTHLQRRRAAGEPRTLVTAGRLSLDFETRQVRFGDTTARLTQREAELLSVLMEHANRPVTRGDIFDRLWANQGGLSLNVVDVYVGYLRTKLGDIARQGGPTIVTVRGRGFMLDLREPNFRQ; this comes from the coding sequence ATGACGAGCGTGCTGGTCGTCGAGGACGACAGCGACATCCGCGGCATGCTCGCCCGCGGCCTGAGTGCCGAAGGATTCTCCGTCAACCTCGCGGGAAGCGTCGACGAGGCGCTCGCCGCCGCCCGCGACCGGGTGCCGGAGGCGGTGCTTCTCGACATCATGCTGCCGGACGGCTCCGGCCACGACGTCTGCCGCTCGCTGCGCGAGGGGGGCTATCCGGGAGCCATCCTGTTCCTCAGCGCCAAGGACGAGGTCAGCGACCGGGTCGATGGCCTCGCGGTCGGCGCGGACGACTACATTGTCAAGCCCTTCGCCTTCGACGAGCTGCTGGCGCGGCTGCGCACCCACCTGCAGCGGCGGCGCGCGGCGGGCGAGCCCCGCACCCTGGTGACCGCCGGCCGCCTCTCCCTCGACTTCGAGACCCGGCAGGTGCGCTTCGGCGACACCACCGCCCGCCTCACCCAGCGGGAGGCGGAGCTGCTCTCCGTGCTGATGGAGCACGCCAACCGGCCGGTGACGCGGGGCGACATCTTCGACCGGCTCTGGGCCAACCAGGGCGGCCTCTCGCTCAACGTCGTCGACGTCTATGTGGGCTACCTGCGCACCAAGCTCGGGGACATCGCCAGACAGGGCGGTCCCACCATCGTGACGGTGCGCGGACGCGGCTTCATGCTCGACCTGCGTGAACCGAACTTCCGCCAGTAA